The following coding sequences lie in one Mycobacterium gordonae genomic window:
- a CDS encoding protoporphyrinogen oxidase, giving the protein MTRSYCVVGGGISGLTAAYRLRLAVGDDAEITLFDPADRLGGILRTEVVGGEPMDVGAEAFVLRRPEMPALLSELGLSALERATTGVRPLIYSGQGLHALPSDTVAGIPSSAASVTGLVDEATLARIEAEPQRPLHWTPGSDPAVGDLVADRFGEQVVTRSVEPLLAGVYAGSAATIGLRAAVPSVAAALDRGATSLTDAVLHCLPPAGGGPIFGSLQGGYQLLLDELVARSQIRWVRAGVHALEPGWTLRDDAGAGWPADAVIMAVPAAQLSRLVATIAPQTSAAAGRIVTASAAVVALAVPADTDFPQSSGVLVASGEPLHAKAITLSSRKWGGSGDVQLLRLSYGRYGDDIAAQTPDETLLAWAHQDIADVFGLTVEPVDARVQRWIDAMPQYGPGHADLITELRAGLPPGLAVAGSYLDGIGVPACVGAAGRAVTGLVAP; this is encoded by the coding sequence ATGACCCGCTCCTATTGCGTTGTTGGCGGCGGTATTTCGGGGTTGACGGCGGCGTATCGGCTACGGCTTGCCGTCGGTGATGACGCCGAGATCACGCTGTTCGACCCGGCCGATCGCCTCGGCGGCATCCTGCGCACCGAGGTGGTGGGTGGTGAGCCGATGGATGTGGGCGCTGAAGCGTTCGTGCTGCGCCGCCCCGAGATGCCGGCGCTGCTGAGCGAATTAGGGCTGTCGGCCCTGGAGCGCGCGACCACCGGTGTACGACCGCTGATCTACAGCGGCCAGGGGCTGCACGCCCTGCCGTCCGACACGGTGGCCGGGATCCCGTCATCGGCCGCGTCGGTGACGGGACTGGTCGACGAAGCGACACTGGCGCGCATCGAGGCGGAGCCGCAGCGGCCGCTGCACTGGACGCCGGGAAGCGATCCCGCGGTGGGTGACCTGGTGGCCGACCGGTTCGGGGAGCAGGTGGTGACGCGATCGGTGGAACCGCTGCTGGCAGGTGTGTACGCGGGGTCGGCGGCGACGATCGGGTTGCGGGCCGCGGTGCCCAGCGTGGCGGCGGCCCTGGACCGGGGTGCCACCAGCCTCACCGATGCGGTCCTGCATTGCCTGCCACCGGCCGGCGGGGGACCGATCTTCGGTTCGCTGCAGGGCGGGTATCAGCTGTTGCTCGATGAATTGGTGGCGCGCAGCCAGATCCGCTGGGTGCGGGCCGGCGTTCACGCGCTGGAGCCGGGCTGGACGCTGCGCGACGACGCCGGCGCCGGCTGGCCCGCGGACGCGGTGATTATGGCCGTCCCCGCGGCGCAGCTGTCCCGGTTGGTGGCGACGATCGCGCCGCAAACGTCGGCGGCCGCCGGCCGGATCGTGACCGCCTCGGCGGCGGTGGTGGCCCTGGCGGTGCCCGCCGACACTGACTTTCCGCAATCCTCCGGTGTGCTGGTGGCCAGCGGAGAACCCCTGCACGCCAAGGCGATCACGTTGTCGTCACGCAAATGGGGCGGCAGCGGTGATGTGCAGCTGCTGCGGCTGTCGTATGGGCGCTACGGCGACGACATCGCCGCGCAGACCCCCGATGAGACGCTGCTGGCTTGGGCCCACCAGGACATCGCCGACGTGTTTGGGCTGACCGTCGAGCCGGTCGACGCGCGCGTACAGCGCTGGATCGATGCGATGCCGCAGTACGGGCCGGGCCACGCGGATCTGATCACGGAGCTGCGTGCCGGCCTGCCGCCGGGATTGGCCGTCGCGGGCAGCTACCTCGACGGGATCGGGGTGCCGGCCTGTGTCGGGGCGGCCGGCCGGGCGGTCACCGGCCTGGTGGCACCATAG
- the hemQ gene encoding hydrogen peroxide-dependent heme synthase, whose protein sequence is MARLDFDALNATIRYLMFSVFSVRPGELGDQRAAVIDETATFLKQQEEAGVVVRGLYDVAGLRADADFMIWTHAERIEALQATYADFRRDTTLGRACTPVWSSVALHRPAEFNKSHIPAFLAGEEPGNYICVYPFVRSYEWYLLPDDERRRMLAEHGMAAREYKDVRANTVPAFALGDYEWLLAFEAPELYRIVDLMRELRATDARRHTREETPFYTGPRVGVEQLINALP, encoded by the coding sequence ATGGCACGCCTCGACTTCGACGCCCTCAACGCAACCATCCGCTACCTGATGTTCTCGGTGTTCTCGGTGCGGCCCGGTGAGCTGGGCGACCAGCGTGCGGCCGTCATAGACGAGACCGCCACCTTCCTCAAGCAGCAGGAAGAGGCCGGAGTGGTGGTCCGTGGGCTCTACGACGTGGCGGGCCTGCGCGCCGACGCGGATTTCATGATCTGGACCCACGCCGAGCGGATCGAGGCGCTGCAGGCGACCTACGCCGACTTCCGGCGCGACACCACGCTGGGCCGGGCGTGCACGCCGGTGTGGAGCAGTGTGGCGCTACACCGGCCGGCGGAGTTCAACAAGAGCCACATCCCGGCTTTCCTGGCCGGCGAGGAGCCGGGCAACTACATCTGCGTGTATCCCTTCGTGCGGTCCTACGAGTGGTATCTGCTGCCCGACGACGAGCGCCGCCGGATGCTGGCCGAGCACGGGATGGCCGCGCGCGAGTACAAGGACGTTCGCGCCAACACGGTGCCGGCCTTCGCGCTGGGCGACTACGAGTGGCTCCTGGCGTTCGAGGCTCCCGAGCTGTACCGCATCGTCGATTTGATGCGGGAACTGCGTGCCACCGATGCGCGTCGGCATACCCGCGAGGAGACGCCGTTCTACACCGGCCCGCGGGTGGGCGTCGAGCAGCTGATCAACGCGCTGCCCTGA
- a CDS encoding PE family protein, translated as MSFVLAAPEYMAAAAADLATMGSALDQARVAALAPTTSIVAAAADEVSAAITALFVGHAQAYQVLGAQAASFHEHFVRLLNADAERYAAGEAASASPLQQLGELVNMPVQALTGRPLIGNGANGAPGTGEDGGPGGWLLGNGGDGGSGGTGQSGGNGGSAGLLGIGGAGGAGGLGKSGGNGGAGGWLVGAGGKGGDAGSLLGGGSNGAQGGHGGGGGLLIGFGGDGGAGAPGGNGGASRGLLGVGGSGGAGFSGGLNGAGAPGGGGGAGGLLLGLGGHGGDGGAGGTITGPGAVGGEGGDAGWLLGIGGDGGAGGGGSPGASGGRGGLGGWQFGLGGNGGDGGTGAAGSTGQFGQAGGNGGDGGAGGWVFGNGGHGGQGGSGGQGIVASNAGGTGGNGGAGGAACSLFGHGGIGGTGGNGGAAAGSTTSLSGGNAGNAGNGGNGGYGGWLYGDGGAGGNSGNSGSFMSGVNIVRGANGGFGGAAGNGGRAGLFGNGGPGGNGGFGGDGQSVAGDNSVGGQGGAGSFGGDGGDGGLILGRGGRGGSGGSGGTGGSAAGAVGTVNGAGGPGGWAGSGGGAGGLIGNGGTGGNGGSSGNSGSGGISGGGTGAAGAPGAGGLAGLLLGHGGDGGNGGNTGNPGSSTAIVPSNGGIGAQGGLFYGNGGNGGNAGTIPAGFFAPIGSGAGGTGGNANLIGNGGNGGAGAGAAQGGIGGAGGTGGVLFGRRGADGPP; from the coding sequence TTGTCATTTGTGCTTGCAGCACCCGAGTACATGGCGGCGGCGGCCGCAGATCTCGCGACTATGGGCTCGGCTCTCGACCAGGCCCGCGTTGCCGCCCTGGCGCCGACCACGAGCATCGTGGCCGCAGCGGCCGATGAGGTATCGGCGGCGATCACAGCGCTGTTCGTCGGTCACGCGCAGGCATACCAAGTGCTAGGCGCCCAGGCAGCGTCATTTCATGAGCACTTCGTGCGACTCCTCAACGCCGATGCTGAGCGGTATGCCGCAGGCGAGGCAGCTAGTGCGTCACCCCTGCAACAGCTTGGGGAGTTGGTGAATATGCCGGTGCAAGCGTTGACGGGACGCCCGCTGATTGGCAACGGCGCTAACGGAGCCCCGGGCACCGGAGAAGACGGCGGGCCCGGCGGATGGCTCCTGGGCAATGGTGGCGACGGGGGTTCCGGCGGTACGGGTCAAAGCGGCGGCAACGGCGGGTCGGCGGGCTTGCTCGGGATCGGCGGCGCAGGAGGCGCGGGCGGGTTAGGAAAGAGCGGCGGTAACGGCGGTGCCGGTGGTTGGCTGGTCGGCGCTGGCGGCAAGGGCGGTGACGCGGGCTCGCTGCTCGGCGGCGGTAGCAACGGCGCTCAAGGTGGCCACGGTGGTGGCGGCGGCTTGCTCATCGGCTTCGGCGGCGATGGCGGTGCCGGCGCACCGGGTGGGAACGGCGGCGCCAGTAGGGGGCTGCTCGGCGTAGGTGGCTCCGGCGGTGCCGGATTCTCGGGCGGCCTCAACGGGGCCGGCGCCCCTGGTGGTGGCGGCGGCGCCGGCGGCCTTCTGCTCGGCCTCGGCGGACACGGTGGCGACGGAGGCGCGGGCGGCACCATCACCGGTCCCGGCGCTGTGGGCGGCGAGGGCGGTGACGCGGGCTGGTTACTCGGCATCGGCGGCGATGGCGGCGCTGGAGGCGGGGGAAGCCCCGGCGCATCCGGTGGCCGCGGCGGCCTCGGCGGCTGGCAGTTCGGCCTCGGAGGCAACGGCGGCGATGGCGGCACGGGCGCCGCTGGGTCAACCGGCCAGTTCGGCCAGGCCGGCGGTAACGGCGGCGACGGCGGCGCGGGCGGCTGGGTATTCGGCAACGGCGGCCACGGCGGCCAGGGCGGCAGCGGTGGCCAGGGCATCGTCGCGTCCAACGCCGGCGGCACAGGCGGCAATGGGGGTGCCGGTGGCGCCGCCTGCTCGTTGTTCGGCCACGGCGGAATCGGCGGTACCGGCGGCAACGGCGGGGCCGCGGCCGGTTCCACGACCTCCTTGAGCGGCGGCAATGCCGGCAACGCCGGCAACGGCGGCAACGGCGGGTATGGCGGGTGGCTGTATGGCGATGGTGGCGCCGGCGGCAACAGCGGCAACAGCGGTTCCTTCATGTCTGGCGTCAACATCGTCCGGGGCGCTAACGGTGGGTTTGGCGGCGCAGCCGGTAACGGCGGCAGGGCCGGTCTGTTCGGTAATGGCGGGCCGGGCGGTAACGGCGGATTCGGCGGAGACGGTCAGTCCGTTGCCGGTGACAACTCCGTGGGGGGCCAGGGCGGTGCCGGCAGTTTCGGCGGCGACGGCGGCGACGGCGGACTGATCCTGGGTCGCGGTGGCCGTGGCGGTTCTGGTGGCAGCGGCGGGACCGGCGGAAGCGCCGCCGGCGCGGTGGGAACCGTTAACGGCGCCGGTGGTCCTGGCGGCTGGGCCGGCAGCGGCGGTGGGGCGGGCGGACTCATCGGCAACGGCGGAACCGGAGGCAACGGCGGAAGCAGCGGGAATTCCGGCAGCGGTGGAATCTCCGGGGGCGGAACCGGGGCCGCCGGTGCCCCGGGAGCCGGCGGGTTGGCCGGTTTGCTGCTCGGCCACGGCGGCGACGGCGGCAATGGCGGCAACACCGGCAACCCGGGAAGCAGCACTGCAATCGTGCCCAGCAACGGCGGTATCGGCGCGCAAGGCGGGTTGTTCTACGGCAACGGCGGCAACGGCGGCAACGCAGGCACCATACCGGCTGGTTTCTTCGCCCCTATCGGTTCCGGTGCTGGTGGCACCGGCGGCAACGCCAATCTGATCGGCAACGGGGGCAACGGCGGCGCCGGTGCCGGTGCGGCCCAAGGAGGAATCGGCGGGGCGGGCGGCACCGGCGGAGTGCTGTTCGGCAGGCGCGGGGCGGATGGCCCGCCGTAG
- the msrB gene encoding peptide-methionine (R)-S-oxide reductase MsrB, with translation MTELARPKLQLSDDEWRKKLNPQEFDVLRRAGTERPFTGRYTDTKTRGVYNCRACGAELFRSTEKFESHCGWPSFFDPSSSDAVVLRPDHSMGATRTEVLCANCHSHLGHVFAGEGYPTPTDLRYCINSISLTLVPDGA, from the coding sequence ATGACTGAGCTCGCGCGCCCGAAACTGCAACTGTCCGACGACGAGTGGCGCAAGAAGCTCAACCCGCAGGAGTTCGACGTGCTGCGGCGCGCCGGCACGGAGCGGCCGTTCACCGGTAGGTACACCGACACCAAGACCAGGGGCGTTTACAACTGCCGGGCCTGTGGCGCCGAATTGTTCCGCAGCACAGAGAAATTCGAATCGCACTGCGGCTGGCCGTCGTTCTTCGACCCGTCGAGTTCCGACGCGGTGGTGCTGCGCCCCGACCACTCGATGGGCGCCACCCGCACCGAGGTGTTGTGCGCCAACTGCCACAGCCACCTGGGCCACGTGTTCGCCGGCGAGGGCTATCCGACGCCCACCGACCTGCGCTACTGCATCAACTCGATCTCGTTGACGCTGGTCCCGGACGGCGCCTAA
- the aftC gene encoding arabinofuranan 3-O-arabinosyltransferase — MYGALVTAADSTRTGLRASVQAAFRPGPSTTASVLRAVLWPAAILSVLHRSIVLTTNGNITDDFKPVYRAVLNFRHGWDIYNEHFDYVDPHYLYPPGGTLLMAPFGYLPFAPSRYLFISINTVAILVAAYLLLRMFNFTLSSVAAPALILAMFCTETVTNTLVFTNINGCILLLEVLFLKWLLDGRTSRQWWAGLAIGLTLVLKPLLGPLLLLPLLNRQWRAWVTALVVPLVVNLAALPLVPHPMDFFTRTVPYILGTRDYFNSSIEGNGVYFGLPFWLIIALRLLFTGIAIGALWLLYRYYRTRDPLFWFTTSSGVLMLWSWLVMSLAQGYYSMMLFPFLMTVVLPNSVIRNWPAWLGIYGFMTLDRWLLFNWMRWGRALEYLKITYGWSLVLIVTFTVLYFRYLDAKAENRLDEGIDPAWLPAEPRRASVEAAASDEE; from the coding sequence GTGTACGGTGCGCTGGTGACGGCAGCTGACTCGACCAGAACCGGCTTACGCGCATCTGTGCAGGCCGCATTCCGTCCCGGTCCATCGACCACCGCGTCCGTGTTGCGGGCGGTGTTGTGGCCGGCGGCCATCCTGTCCGTACTGCATCGCAGCATCGTGCTCACCACCAACGGCAACATCACCGATGATTTCAAGCCGGTCTACCGGGCGGTGCTGAACTTCCGGCACGGCTGGGACATCTACAACGAGCATTTCGACTACGTCGACCCGCACTACCTGTATCCGCCGGGTGGCACGCTGCTGATGGCGCCCTTCGGCTACCTGCCGTTCGCGCCGTCGCGCTACCTGTTCATCTCGATCAACACCGTCGCAATCCTGGTGGCGGCCTACCTGTTGCTGCGGATGTTCAACTTCACGCTGTCCTCGGTGGCCGCACCGGCACTGATCCTGGCGATGTTCTGCACCGAGACCGTCACCAACACCCTGGTGTTCACCAACATCAACGGCTGCATTCTGCTGCTCGAGGTGCTGTTTCTGAAGTGGTTGCTCGACGGCCGGACGAGCCGCCAGTGGTGGGCGGGGCTGGCCATCGGACTGACGCTGGTGCTCAAACCGCTGCTGGGCCCGCTGTTGTTGTTGCCGTTGCTCAACCGGCAGTGGCGGGCGTGGGTGACCGCGCTCGTCGTGCCCCTGGTCGTCAACCTGGCCGCGCTGCCCCTGGTGCCGCACCCGATGGACTTCTTCACCCGCACCGTGCCCTACATCCTGGGCACCCGGGACTACTTCAACAGCTCGATCGAGGGCAACGGCGTGTACTTCGGCCTGCCGTTCTGGCTGATCATCGCGCTGCGGCTGCTGTTCACCGGGATCGCGATCGGGGCGCTGTGGCTGCTGTACCGCTACTACCGCACCCGCGACCCACTGTTCTGGTTCACCACATCCTCCGGCGTGCTCATGCTGTGGTCGTGGCTGGTGATGTCGTTGGCTCAGGGTTACTACTCGATGATGTTGTTCCCGTTCCTGATGACCGTCGTGCTGCCCAACTCGGTGATCCGCAACTGGCCGGCATGGCTGGGAATCTACGGGTTCATGACGCTGGACCGGTGGCTGCTGTTCAACTGGATGCGCTGGGGACGGGCGCTGGAATACTTGAAGATCACCTACGGTTGGTCTCTGGTGCTGATCGTGACGTTCACGGTGCTCTACTTCCGCTATCTGGACGCCAAGGCCGAGAACCGGCTGGACGAGGGCATCGACCCGGCGTGGCTGCCGGCTGAGCCCAGGCGCGCTAGCGTGGAGGCAGCAGCCAGCGATGAGGAGTAG
- a CDS encoding alpha/beta hydrolase, with protein MRRHLTSATILVAVTTSLTGCVPMFGADPRFATDSGARPQGVATTKPPPSGPAPIAAPKNDLSWRDCTSKVTADAGVPDAPGVKLDCATFDADLDPVNGGSGSVSIGVVRARSPKTPKDAGPLVFTTGSDIASSTQLPIWLSHAGADVLDSHPIVAIDRRGIGMSSPIDCRDRLDRDEMRDQAQFQTGDDPVANLSDISNTATTNCTDAIAPGDSAYDNAHAASDIERLRNLWDVPAVALVGVGNGAQVALTYAGSRPDKVARLIVDSPVAIGVSAEAAAEQRVKGEQAALDAFAAQCVAVGCALGPDPKGAVSALLTSARSGQGLGGTSVASLVGAITTALGFPVGDRVANTTNLANALAAARSGDVNQLNNLINRAASIRDSDGQFVNGCSDAVNRPTPDRVRELVVAWAKLYPQFGSVAALNLAKCVHWPTGSTPQAPKDLKVDVLLLGVQNDPIVGNEGVAATAATVINANAASKRVMWQGIGHGASIYSSCAVPPLVGYLDSGKLPGTDTYCPA; from the coding sequence ATGCGCCGGCACCTGACGTCCGCCACGATCCTGGTGGCGGTGACCACCTCGCTGACCGGCTGCGTACCGATGTTCGGCGCCGACCCGCGGTTCGCCACCGATTCCGGTGCCCGGCCGCAGGGTGTGGCCACCACGAAGCCGCCGCCCAGCGGGCCCGCGCCGATAGCGGCACCGAAGAACGACCTGTCGTGGCGCGACTGCACGTCCAAGGTCACTGCGGACGCGGGCGTCCCGGACGCACCGGGAGTCAAGCTGGACTGCGCCACCTTCGACGCCGACCTGGACCCGGTCAACGGCGGGTCGGGGTCGGTGAGCATCGGCGTGGTCCGTGCCCGGTCACCCAAGACGCCCAAGGACGCGGGGCCGCTCGTCTTCACCACCGGTTCTGACATTGCGTCCTCCACCCAGCTGCCGATCTGGTTGTCCCATGCCGGCGCCGATGTGCTGGACAGTCACCCGATCGTGGCCATCGACCGCCGCGGCATCGGCATGTCCAGCCCGATCGACTGCCGCGACCGCTTGGACCGTGACGAGATGCGCGACCAGGCCCAGTTCCAGACCGGGGACGACCCGGTGGCCAACCTGTCCGACATCTCCAACACCGCCACCACCAATTGCACCGACGCCATCGCGCCCGGCGATTCCGCGTACGACAACGCCCATGCGGCCTCCGACATCGAGCGCTTGCGCAACCTGTGGGATGTCCCGGCCGTCGCGCTCGTCGGGGTCGGGAATGGGGCCCAGGTCGCACTGACCTACGCTGGCTCGCGGCCCGACAAGGTCGCCAGGTTGATCGTCGATTCTCCCGTCGCCATCGGCGTCAGCGCGGAAGCCGCCGCCGAACAGCGGGTCAAAGGCGAGCAGGCTGCGCTGGACGCGTTCGCGGCGCAGTGCGTGGCAGTGGGATGCGCGCTGGGTCCCGATCCCAAGGGCGCCGTCAGCGCCCTGCTGACCAGCGCTCGCAGCGGTCAGGGCCTGGGCGGCACCTCGGTGGCATCGCTCGTCGGCGCCATCACCACCGCGCTCGGCTTCCCGGTCGGCGACCGGGTCGCCAACACCACAAACCTGGCCAACGCGCTGGCGGCCGCCCGCTCCGGCGACGTGAACCAGCTGAACAACCTGATCAACCGGGCCGCAAGCATCCGTGACAGCGACGGCCAGTTCGTCAACGGGTGCAGCGACGCGGTGAACCGGCCCACCCCGGACCGGGTGCGTGAACTGGTGGTCGCCTGGGCCAAGCTCTACCCCCAGTTCGGCAGTGTCGCCGCCCTGAACCTGGCCAAGTGTGTGCACTGGCCCACCGGTTCGACCCCGCAAGCGCCCAAGGATCTCAAGGTGGATGTGCTGCTGCTGGGCGTGCAGAACGATCCCATCGTGGGCAACGAGGGCGTCGCAGCCACGGCGGCCACCGTGATCAACGCCAACGCCGCCAGCAAGCGGGTGATGTGGCAGGGCATCGGCCATGGCGCCAGCATCTACTCGTCGTGCGCGGTTCCGCCGCTGGTCGGCTACCTGGACAGCGGCAAGCTGCCCGGCACCGACACGTACTGTCCGGCCTAA
- a CDS encoding pyrimidine reductase family protein: MPDFEAGIASGLAAETSLKLLGSQRELVHDELPQLYVYPAGGTRVRANFITSLDGGATVQGLSGALAGPGDRAVFVVLRELADVIVVGAGTVRSEGYSGAQLSVGQRQQRQSRGQSEIPPLAIVTKSGHLDRDLAVFTRTEVPPLLLTCAAAADDARRHLVGLPAEVVDCSGDDPGEVDMAVLVSALADRGLHCVLTEGGPTLLGAFIEADLLDELCLTIAPLVVGGQANRIAAGQGQVTTRMRCAHVLTDDAGYLYTRYVKD; encoded by the coding sequence ATGCCAGACTTCGAGGCCGGGATCGCATCCGGCCTGGCCGCCGAGACGTCCCTGAAACTGCTCGGCTCCCAGCGCGAACTCGTCCACGACGAACTGCCGCAGCTGTATGTCTACCCCGCGGGCGGCACTCGGGTGCGAGCGAACTTCATCACCAGCCTGGACGGCGGCGCCACCGTACAAGGACTGTCCGGCGCCCTGGCCGGTCCCGGCGACCGGGCCGTCTTCGTCGTGCTGCGTGAACTCGCCGATGTGATCGTCGTCGGCGCGGGCACGGTGCGTTCGGAGGGCTACTCGGGTGCGCAGCTGAGCGTCGGGCAGCGCCAGCAACGACAGAGCCGCGGCCAGAGCGAGATACCGCCGCTGGCGATCGTCACCAAGTCCGGTCACCTGGACCGCGATCTGGCGGTGTTCACCCGTACCGAGGTGCCACCGTTGCTGCTCACCTGCGCCGCCGCCGCCGACGACGCCCGCCGTCACCTCGTCGGGCTGCCCGCCGAGGTGGTCGACTGCTCGGGTGACGATCCCGGCGAGGTCGACATGGCCGTGCTGGTGTCCGCGCTGGCCGACCGAGGCCTGCACTGCGTGCTGACCGAAGGCGGGCCGACGCTGCTCGGCGCCTTCATCGAAGCCGACCTGCTCGACGAGTTGTGTCTGACGATCGCGCCGCTGGTGGTCGGGGGCCAAGCGAACCGGATCGCCGCGGGACAGGGACAGGTGACAACGCGGATGCGGTGTGCGCACGTCCTGACCGACGATGCCGGCTACCTGTACACGCGCTACGTCAAGGACTGA
- the zapE gene encoding cell division protein ZapE, whose translation MWSIAARRYSATMHGSTSSAAVGHLVDRRPAVSPERLIAQLRPPPTFADVSFASYRPDPAEPTQAAAVLSCREFCRQAQERRAGRKKLFGRREVLPGVGLYLDGGFGVGKTHLLASAYYQLPGAGPGVAESPKAFATFGELTQLAGVFGFVECIDMLADYTAVCIDEFELDDPGNTTLISRMLSSLVERGVSVAATSNTLPEQLGEGRFAAQDFLREINTLASIFTTVRIEGPDYRHRDLPPAPPPLSDAEVVARAAEVPGATLDDFDALCAHLATMHPSRYLTLIEGVTAVFVTGVHGLDDQNVALRLVALTDRLYDAGIPVLASGAKLDTVFSEEMLAGGYRKKYLRATSRLLALTTRAPGS comes from the coding sequence ATGTGGTCGATTGCAGCACGTCGCTACAGTGCCACCATGCACGGGTCCACCTCTTCGGCTGCGGTCGGTCACCTGGTGGACCGGCGTCCGGCAGTGTCACCGGAGCGATTGATCGCGCAGCTGCGGCCGCCGCCGACCTTCGCGGACGTGAGCTTCGCGAGCTATCGGCCCGACCCGGCCGAGCCGACTCAGGCCGCGGCGGTGCTGTCGTGTCGGGAGTTCTGCCGACAGGCGCAGGAGCGACGGGCCGGCCGCAAGAAGCTGTTCGGCCGACGGGAAGTGCTGCCCGGCGTGGGCTTGTACCTCGACGGCGGGTTCGGGGTTGGCAAGACCCATTTGCTGGCCTCGGCCTACTACCAACTGCCCGGCGCCGGACCAGGTGTGGCGGAAAGCCCCAAGGCGTTCGCGACCTTCGGCGAGCTGACCCAGCTGGCCGGAGTGTTCGGGTTCGTCGAGTGCATCGACATGTTGGCCGACTACACCGCAGTGTGCATCGACGAGTTCGAGTTGGACGATCCGGGCAATACCACGCTGATCTCCCGGATGCTGTCGTCGTTGGTCGAGCGGGGGGTCTCGGTGGCGGCGACCTCGAACACCCTGCCCGAGCAACTGGGTGAGGGCCGCTTCGCCGCGCAGGATTTTTTGCGTGAGATCAACACACTGGCAAGCATTTTCACCACTGTGAGGATCGAAGGTCCGGACTACCGGCACCGCGATCTGCCGCCGGCGCCGCCGCCGCTGTCCGACGCCGAGGTGGTTGCCCGGGCCGCTGAGGTGCCCGGGGCGACCCTCGATGACTTCGACGCGCTGTGCGCGCACCTGGCCACCATGCACCCGTCGCGCTACCTGACGTTGATCGAAGGAGTGACAGCGGTCTTCGTGACGGGCGTACATGGTCTGGATGACCAGAACGTGGCGCTGCGGCTGGTGGCCCTGACCGACCGGCTCTATGACGCCGGCATCCCGGTGCTGGCGTCCGGGGCGAAGCTGGACACCGTGTTCAGCGAGGAGATGCTGGCCGGTGGCTATCGCAAGAAGTACCTGCGGGCCACCTCACGGCTGTTGGCGCTGACTACCCGAGCTCCCGGGTCATGA
- a CDS encoding GNAT family N-acetyltransferase yields MSTSRSGICDLHQVADAGPADADELAALAAQTFPLACPPAAAPEHVAAFIAAHLSPARFGEYLADPQRSILIARSEGRIIGYAMLIRGAPGQPAELSKLYTRAGFHGTGVSEALMNAALARAAQWGAQRVWLGVNQANQRAQRFYAKSGFTVSGTRTFRLGPQLEDDYVMTRELG; encoded by the coding sequence GTGAGCACCTCGCGCAGTGGAATCTGTGACCTGCACCAGGTAGCCGACGCCGGCCCGGCGGACGCCGACGAGCTCGCCGCCCTTGCCGCGCAAACCTTTCCGCTGGCGTGCCCGCCTGCAGCGGCACCCGAGCACGTCGCCGCGTTCATCGCTGCGCACCTGTCCCCCGCCCGGTTCGGTGAATACCTGGCCGACCCGCAGCGCAGCATCCTGATTGCCCGCAGCGAAGGACGGATCATCGGTTACGCCATGCTGATTCGCGGCGCGCCGGGGCAGCCCGCAGAGCTGTCCAAGCTGTACACGCGCGCCGGCTTTCACGGCACCGGGGTGTCGGAGGCGTTGATGAACGCCGCACTCGCCCGCGCCGCCCAGTGGGGCGCCCAGCGCGTGTGGTTGGGCGTCAACCAGGCAAACCAACGGGCGCAACGCTTCTACGCCAAGTCCGGTTTCACTGTCAGCGGCACCCGCACGTTCCGGCTCGGTCCCCAGCTGGAGGACGACTACGTCATGACCCGGGAGCTCGGGTAG
- a CDS encoding DUF732 domain-containing protein, with amino-acid sequence MRMLACVAAAAAVIGAAAPARADANQDQAFLVSLGAAGLTYRDPQSAIAAGKKVCDMANEGKTGVEVVKVLQDANPSLSQMNAARFTAISAGVYCPAQLPPVQPASGG; translated from the coding sequence ATGAGAATGCTTGCTTGCGTGGCTGCCGCGGCGGCCGTCATCGGTGCGGCGGCGCCCGCCCGTGCGGATGCCAACCAGGATCAAGCCTTTCTGGTCTCCCTGGGTGCGGCCGGGCTGACCTACAGGGACCCGCAGAGCGCGATCGCGGCCGGCAAGAAGGTATGCGACATGGCCAACGAGGGCAAGACGGGGGTCGAGGTCGTCAAGGTGCTCCAAGACGCGAACCCGTCCTTGTCCCAGATGAACGCGGCCCGGTTCACCGCGATCTCGGCCGGTGTCTACTGCCCGGCGCAACTGCCTCCGGTGCAGCCGGCATCGGGCGGCTGA